In Tepidimonas taiwanensis, the following are encoded in one genomic region:
- a CDS encoding ArsR/SmtB family transcription factor, with product MQQLTDTDAVVDKNRVFELAAELFGILATPTRLRILNALCDKEKSVSELLAEIDTTQPNLSQHLNLLYRAGVLAKRKEGTQVYYRVQSEQAVALCRTVCTQIAIELDEPGGVPTSQRLSPRQN from the coding sequence ATGCAACAACTGACCGATACCGACGCCGTCGTCGACAAAAACCGGGTGTTCGAGCTGGCCGCGGAGTTGTTTGGCATCCTGGCCACGCCGACCCGGCTGCGCATCCTCAACGCGCTGTGCGACAAGGAGAAATCGGTATCGGAACTGCTCGCCGAAATCGACACCACCCAGCCCAATTTGTCGCAGCATCTGAACCTGCTGTATCGGGCGGGGGTGCTCGCCAAACGCAAAGAAGGCACGCAGGTGTATTACCGCGTGCAGAGCGAGCAGGCGGTCGCGCTGTGCCGCACCGTCTGCACGCAGATCGCGATCGAGCTGGACGAGCCCGGCGGGGTGCCGACCAGCCAGCGCCTGTCGCCACGGCAGAATTGA
- a CDS encoding IS3 family transposase (programmed frameshift), producing MSTTRHTDTVEVILKDQRRRRWSPAEKAALVRRTYEPGMSVSLVARQEGVAASLLFQWRKLDRQGALTAVRAGEAVVPASELAAARAEIAKLQRVLGKKTLENEILKEAVEYGRRKKVDCALALVARGRPMKTVCRALGVARSHVHERHHRREDWRDARQGRTPAGDAQLLAEIREQIADLPSYGYRRACALVNRQRSAQGGTRVNPKRVYRVMAQAGLLLPKAARRRHGSRKHEGRVAVGRSDMRWCSDGLQIKCDSGQTVSATFTKDCCDREVIAWRAWEGKGLPGEPVREMLIEAVEKRFGSVEALPPDHRLEFLSDNGSAYIAAQTRAVARSLGLKPINTPVCSPQSNGMAESFVNTFKRDYVARMDLSDAATVLAQLPAAFEHFNEVHPHSSLKMRSPREFRRHQAAQARRSTIKDAALRCE from the exons GTGAGTACGACCAGGCATACGGACACTGTTGAAGTCATCTTGAAAGACCAGCGCCGCAGGCGCTGGTCCCCTGCGGAGAAAGCCGCGCTGGTGCGGCGCACCTACGAGCCGGGCATGAGTGTGTCGCTGGTGGCGCGGCAGGAAGGCGTCGCAGCCAGCTTGCTGTTCCAGTGGAGAAAGCTCGATCGCCAAGGCGCCCTGACGGCCGTCAGGGCCGGGGAAGCAGTGGTTCCGGCCTCGGAACTGGCCGCTGCTCGAGCCGAGATCGCCAAGCTCCAGCGGGTGCTGGGCAAGAAGACCCTGGAGAACGAAATCCTCAAGGAAGCCGTGGAGTACG GCCGCCGAAAAAAAGTGGATTGCGCGCTCGCCCTTGTTGCCCGGGGACGACCAATGAAGACGGTCTGCCGGGCGCTGGGCGTGGCGCGCTCGCATGTGCATGAGCGGCACCACCGCCGCGAGGACTGGCGCGATGCTCGCCAGGGGCGCACGCCAGCGGGCGATGCGCAGCTGCTGGCTGAGATCCGGGAGCAGATCGCCGATCTGCCCAGCTACGGGTATCGACGCGCCTGTGCCCTGGTCAACCGTCAGCGCAGCGCACAGGGCGGCACACGGGTCAACCCCAAACGGGTCTACCGCGTGATGGCCCAGGCCGGGCTGTTGCTGCCCAAGGCAGCCCGACGGCGCCATGGCAGCCGCAAGCACGAGGGTCGCGTTGCCGTGGGGCGCAGCGATATGCGCTGGTGCTCCGATGGGCTGCAGATCAAGTGCGACTCGGGGCAGACGGTGAGCGCCACGTTCACCAAAGATTGCTGCGACCGCGAAGTGATCGCCTGGCGGGCATGGGAGGGCAAAGGGCTGCCCGGTGAGCCGGTGCGCGAGATGTTGATCGAGGCGGTGGAAAAACGCTTTGGCTCGGTGGAGGCGCTGCCCCCTGATCACAGGCTGGAATTCCTCAGCGACAACGGCAGCGCCTACATCGCAGCCCAGACCCGAGCAGTGGCGCGTTCACTGGGCCTCAAGCCGATCAACACGCCGGTGTGCAGTCCGCAGAGCAACGGCATGGCCGAGAGCTTCGTCAACACGTTCAAGCGCGACTACGTGGCCCGCATGGACCTGAGCGATGCGGCCACCGTGCTGGCTCAGTTGCCAGCGGCATTCGAGCACTTCAACGAGGTGCATCCGCACTCGTCGTTGAAAATGCGTTCACCCAGAGAGTTCCGGCGGCATCAGGCCGCCCAGGCACGCCGCTCAACCATCAAGGACGCGGCGTTACGTTGCGAATAG
- a CDS encoding propionate--CoA ligase, with the protein MSQTDYATFYRRSIDDRDAFWAEQARLVDWHRPFDRVCNYDNPPFARWFEGGLTNLCHNAVDRHLAERADQNALIYVSTETETERVYTYRELHAEVQRMAAILRSLGVGKGDRVLIYMPMIPEAAFAMLACVRIGAIHSVVFGGFASHSLATRIDDAAPKVIVSADAGMRAGKVVPYKHLLDEAIRLSAHKPERVLMVNRGLAALDPVAGRDVDYAALRAQHLDAQVPCEWVESTHPSYILYTSGTTGKPKGVQRDTGGYAVALAASMRHIYMAQPGETYFSTSDIGWVVGHSYIIYGPLINGMATIMYEGTPIRPDAGIWWRLVQDYRVTVMFTAPTAARVLKKQDPAYLTKYDLSSLRALFLAGEPLDEPTATWMAQAIGKPVIDNYWQTETGWPILAICNGVEPAPTKFGSPGKAVYGYDVRLIDENTGEEITDPHRKGVIAVQGPLPPGCLQTVWGDDARYVKTYWSSIPGRQMYSTFDWGVRDADGYYYILGRTDDVINVAGHRLGTREIEESISSHPAVAEVAVVGVADALKGQVAVAFAVLKDPSRAATEADALQLEGEIMKVVDEQLGAVARPARVRFVSLLPKTRSGKLLRRAIQAVCEGRDPGDLTTLDDPTALQQIRELMQPR; encoded by the coding sequence ATGAGCCAAACCGACTACGCCACGTTCTACCGCCGCTCGATCGACGATCGTGACGCGTTCTGGGCCGAGCAGGCCCGTCTGGTCGACTGGCACCGGCCGTTCGACCGGGTGTGCAACTATGACAACCCGCCGTTTGCGCGCTGGTTCGAAGGCGGGCTGACCAATCTGTGCCACAACGCGGTGGACCGCCATCTCGCCGAGCGGGCCGATCAAAACGCATTGATCTACGTATCGACCGAGACCGAAACGGAGCGCGTCTACACGTATCGGGAGCTGCACGCGGAGGTGCAGCGTATGGCGGCCATCCTGCGCTCGCTCGGGGTGGGCAAGGGCGACCGCGTGCTGATTTACATGCCGATGATTCCGGAGGCGGCGTTCGCGATGCTGGCGTGCGTGCGCATCGGCGCCATCCACTCGGTGGTGTTCGGGGGGTTCGCCAGCCACAGCCTGGCCACGCGCATCGACGACGCCGCGCCGAAGGTGATCGTCAGCGCCGACGCCGGTATGCGCGCCGGCAAGGTGGTCCCCTACAAACACCTGCTGGATGAAGCGATCCGCCTCTCGGCCCATAAGCCCGAGCGGGTGTTGATGGTCAACCGCGGGCTGGCGGCGCTCGATCCGGTGGCGGGCCGTGACGTGGACTACGCGGCACTGCGCGCGCAGCACCTGGACGCGCAAGTGCCGTGCGAGTGGGTGGAGAGCACCCACCCCAGCTACATCCTGTACACCAGCGGGACGACGGGCAAGCCCAAGGGCGTGCAACGCGACACCGGCGGCTACGCGGTGGCGCTCGCCGCCTCGATGCGCCACATCTACATGGCCCAGCCCGGCGAGACCTACTTCTCGACCAGCGACATCGGCTGGGTCGTGGGGCACAGCTACATCATCTATGGGCCGCTGATCAACGGCATGGCCACGATCATGTACGAGGGCACGCCGATCCGGCCCGACGCCGGCATCTGGTGGCGGCTGGTGCAGGACTACCGGGTCACGGTGATGTTCACCGCCCCCACCGCCGCGCGCGTGCTGAAAAAACAGGATCCGGCGTACCTGACGAAGTATGACCTGAGCAGCCTGCGGGCGCTCTTCCTGGCCGGGGAGCCGTTGGACGAGCCCACCGCGACGTGGATGGCGCAGGCGATCGGCAAACCCGTCATCGACAACTACTGGCAGACGGAAACGGGCTGGCCGATCCTGGCGATCTGCAACGGCGTGGAGCCGGCACCCACCAAGTTCGGCTCGCCGGGCAAGGCGGTGTATGGCTACGACGTGCGCCTGATCGACGAGAACACGGGCGAGGAGATCACGGACCCCCACCGCAAGGGCGTCATCGCGGTGCAGGGGCCGCTGCCACCGGGGTGCCTGCAGACCGTGTGGGGCGACGATGCGCGCTACGTCAAGACCTACTGGTCCAGCATCCCGGGGCGGCAGATGTACAGCACGTTCGACTGGGGCGTGCGCGACGCCGACGGCTACTACTACATCCTGGGCCGCACCGACGACGTGATCAACGTGGCCGGCCACCGCCTCGGCACGCGCGAGATCGAGGAAAGTATCTCCAGCCACCCGGCGGTGGCGGAGGTGGCCGTGGTCGGCGTGGCCGACGCGCTCAAAGGGCAGGTGGCGGTGGCGTTCGCGGTATTGAAGGATCCCTCGCGTGCCGCCACCGAAGCCGATGCCCTCCAGCTCGAAGGCGAAATCATGAAGGTCGTCGACGAGCAACTGGGGGCGGTGGCGCGGCCGGCGCGCGTGCGCTTCGTGTCGCTGTTGCCCAAGACGCGCAGCGGCAAGCTGCTGCGCCGGGCGATCCAGGCGGTGTGCGAGGGGCGAGATCCGGGCGACCTCACGACGCTCGACGATCCGACCGCGCTGCAGCAGATCCGCGAGCTGATGCAGCCGCGCTGA